The following coding sequences are from one Brienomyrus brachyistius isolate T26 chromosome 15, BBRACH_0.4, whole genome shotgun sequence window:
- the cpt2 gene encoding carnitine O-palmitoyltransferase 2, mitochondrial yields MASLLSVQLPRAVIRSGCFTPLTTTFASPLLCSRRNYSKNESEYLHKSIVPTMHYQKSLPRLPIPKLEDSIRRYLAAQRPLLNEEQYRNTEKVALDFQKSVGKELHEELVALDKKNKLTSYISAPWFDMYLSARDSIVLNFNPFISFTADPKPEYNDQLVRATNMVCSSLRFMKTLRAGCLEPEVFHLNPAKSDTETFRKFIRWVPPTLSWYGAYMVNAYPLDMSQYFRLFNSTRIPRPGRDELFTDQKGRHLLVIRKGNMYVFDVVDRDGNFVRPAEIHAHLSFILSDPTPPPVFPLGFLTSENRDVWADLREKLLAAGNAEVLGLVDSAVFCVCLDEESMRDPVHISHNMLYGDGGNRWFDKSFSIILSKDGHAAVNFEHSWGDGVAVLRFLNEVFKDTTEKPQVSPGSPPAAVDSASAVTHLQFKLDSELERAVGKAWKKYQEAVSKVTIETMEFRKGGKEALKKQKLSPDAIAQLAFQMGFLRQYGQTVATYESCSTAAFRHGRTETIRSATVHTKRCAHAFVREGSRHSLDELRGLLDECSKYHGQLTKEAAMGQGFDRHLFAMRYLVTSKGLPQPSLFQDPAYAAINHNVLSTSTLTSPAVTLGGFAPVVPDGFGVGYGVHDDWIGSNVSSYPARNVGEFLQCVHKSLEDIFGVLDGKLPQS; encoded by the exons ATGGCCTCTCTCCTTTCCGTGCAATTGCCTAGAGCTGTTATACGATCGGGATGTTTTACTCCTTTGACCACTACTTTTGCGTCCCCTTTGCTGTGCAGCAGACGGAACTACTCGAAAAATGAATCGGAGTACCTGCACAAAAGCATAGTGCCGACGATGCACTATCAGAAGAGTTTGCCACG GTTGCCTATTCCAAAGCTCGAAGACTCTATTAGGCGCTATTTGGCTGCCCAAAGGCCGCTTTTAAACGAAGAACAATACCG TAACACTGAGAAGGTGGCTCTGGACTTCCAGAAGAGCGTGGGGAAGGAGCTCCATGAGGAGTTAGTGGCTCTGGACAAGAAGAACAAGCTCACCAGTTATATCTCGG CTCCCTGGTTCGATATGTACCTCTCAGCACGGGACTCCATAGTGTTGAACTTCAACCCTTTCATATCTTTCACTGCGGACCCAAAGCCAGAGTACAATGACCAGCTGGTACGAGCGACCAACATGGTGTGTTCGTCCTTGCGTTTCATGAAGACCCTGCGCGCTGGGTGCTTGGAGCCTGAGGTGTTCCACCTGAACCCTGCTAAGAGTGACACAGAGACCTTCAGGAAGTTCATTCGCTGGGTTCCCCCCACGCTCTCCTGGTATGGGGCCTACATGGTGAATGCTTACCCCCTGGACATGTCCCAGTACTTCCGTCTGTTCAACTCCACACGCATTCCCAGACCCGGGCGTGACGAGCTCTTTACTGACCAGAAGGGGCGACACCTGCTGGTGATTCGAAAAGGCAACATGTATGTGTTCGACGTCGTCGACAGAGATGGGAACTTTGTGAGGCCAGCGGAGATTCATGCCCACCTCAGCTTCATCCTGTCTGACCCCACGCCACCACCGGTGTTTCCGCTAGGCTTCCTGACCAGTGAGAACAGGGATGTCTGGGCAGACCTGCGGGAGAAGCTGTTGGCTGCTGGGAATGCGGAGGTGCTCGGGCTGGTAGACAGCGCTGTCTTCTGCGTCTGTCTGGACGAGGAGAGCATGCGCGACCCGGTCCACATCTCCCACAACATGCTGTACGGCGATGGGGGCAACCGCTGGTTCGACAAGTCATTCAGCATCATATTGTCCAAAGACGGACACGCTGCCGTGAATTTCGAGCACTCGTGGGGTGATGGCGTAGCTGTTCTCCGCTTCCTCAACGAGGTCTTCAAGGACACGACCGAGAAGCCCCAGGTGAGCCCAGGGTCTCCGCCGGCCGCCGTGGACTCTGCCTCCGCAGTGACCCATCTCCAGTTCAAGCTGGACAGCGAGCTGGAGAGGGCTGTCGGCAAAGCCTGGAAAAAATACCAAGAGGCTGTTTCCAAGGTGACGATCGAGACCATGGAGTTCCGGAAGGGTGGCAAGGAGGCGCTGAAGAAGCAGAAACTGAGCCCAGATGCCATAGCACAGCTGGCCTTCCAGATGGGCTTCCTGCGGCAGTATGGCCAGACGGTGGCCACCTACGAGTCATGCAGCACGGCCGCGTTCCGGCACGGCCGCACCGAGACCATCCGTTCGGCCACCGTCCATACAAAGCGCTGTGCCCATGCCTTCGTCCGGGAGGGCAGCCGACACTCTCTGGACGAGCTACGTGGCTTGCTGGATGAGTGCTCCAAGTACCACGGACAGCTGACCAAGGAGGCAGCCATGG GGCAGGGATTTGACCGACACCTATTCGCCATGCGATATCTGGTGACCTCCAAGGGCCTACCCCAGCCTAGCCTGTTCCAGGACCCAGCTTACGCTGCCATCAACCATAACGTCCTCTCCACCAGCACCCTCACCAGCCCTGCTGTCACACTGGGCGGTTTCGCACCTGTGGTGCCCGACGGCTTTGGCGTGGGTTACGGCGTCCACGACGACTGGATCGGCTCCAACGTCTCCAGCTACCCAGCCCGGAACGTCGGAGAATTCCTGCAGTGTGTCCATAAGTCCTTGGAAGACATCTTTGGAGTGTTAGATGGCAAGCTTCCCCAAAGCTAG
- the magoh gene encoding protein mago nashi homolog — MSTSDFYLRYYVGHKGKFGHEFLEFEFRPDGKLRYANNSNYKNDVMIRKEAYVHKSVMEELKRIIDDSEITKEDDALWPPPDRVGRQELEIVIGDEHISFTTSKIGSLIDVNQSKDPEGLRVFYYLVQDLKCLVFSLIGLHFKIKPI, encoded by the exons ATGTCCACAAGTGATTTTTACTTGCGGTATTATGTTGgccacaaaggcaaatttggacACGAGTTCCTGGAGTTTGAATTTCGTCCAGACG GAAAGCTGAGATATGCAAACAACAGCAACTACAAAAATGATGTTATGATCCGAAAAGAG GCCTACGTGCACAAGAGTGTAATGGAAGAACTGAAGCGAATCATCGACGACAGCGAGATCACCAAGGAGGATGATGCCCTCTGGCCGCCCCCTGACAGAGTGGGGAGACAG GAACTGGAGATTGTCATAGGAGATGAACATATTTCATTCACCACCTCCAAGATCGGGTCTTTGATTGATGTTAACCAGTCCAA GGACCCAGAAGGCCTCCGTGTTTTCTACTACCTGGTTCAAGATCTCAAATGTCTGGTCTTCAGCCTCATTGGATTACACTTCAAAATCAAGCCAATCTGA